In Carya illinoinensis cultivar Pawnee chromosome 7, C.illinoinensisPawnee_v1, whole genome shotgun sequence, the following are encoded in one genomic region:
- the LOC122315562 gene encoding GRF1-interacting factor 1-like, translating to MQQHLMQMQPMMAAYYPNNVTTDHIQQYLDENKSLILKIVESQNSGKIRECAENQARLQQNLMYLAAIADSQPQPPTMHGQFPSSGIMQPGAHYMQHQQAPQMTPQSLMAARSSMLYSQQPFSALQQQQALHSQLGMSSSGSGGLHMLQNDASHAGGSGALGGFPDFGRGSTGEGLQGGSRGIAGGSKQDIGNAGSAEGRAGSSARHDVEGGETLYLKGADDGN from the exons ATGCAGCAGCACCTGATGCAGATGCAGCCCATGATGGCAGCCTATTACCCCAACAACGTCACCACTGATCATATTCAACAG TATCTGGATGAGAACAAGTCGCTAATTCTGAAGATTGTTGAGAGCCAGAATTCAGGAAAAATAAGGGAGTGTGCTGA GAACCAAGCAAGGCTACAGCAAAACCTTATGTACTTGGCTGCAATTGCAGATTCTCAACCCCAACCCCCTACCATGCATGGTCAG TTTCCATCTAGTGGTATTATGCAGCCAGGAGCGCACTACATGCAGCACCAACAGGCTCCACAGATGACACCACAATCGCTCATGGCAGCACGCTCCTCCATGTTGTACAGCCAACAGCCATTTTCAGCATTGCAACAGCAGCAAGCTTTGCACAGCCAGCTTGGTATGAGCtctagtggaagtggaggacTTCACATGCTGCAAAATGATGCTAGTCATGCAGGAGGTAGTGGGGCACTTGGAGGGTTTCCTGATTTTGGCCGTGGATCCACTGGAGAAGGCTTGCAGGGTGGTAGTAGGGGGATAGCTGGTGGAAGCAAGCAAGATATTGGGAATGCTGGGTCTGCTGAAGGGCGAGCGGGTAGCTCTGCACGCCATGATGTTGAGGGAGGTGAAACTCTTTATCTAAAAGGTGCAGATGATGGGAACTGA